From the genome of Candidatus Rokuibacteriota bacterium, one region includes:
- a CDS encoding HAD family hydrolase: MVVYAFDVDETLEVSKGPVKLFDLVELREHGHIVGLCGNWAMVTLHWPDWHHICSFVGPCGIEKHDLLRQLRQYIPGHDYVMVGNFLGISGASDDRGAAERAGWRFIQESEFAKGVR; encoded by the coding sequence ATGGTCGTGTACGCGTTCGACGTGGATGAGACACTGGAGGTCAGCAAGGGTCCTGTGAAGCTGTTCGATCTCGTCGAGTTGCGCGAGCACGGCCATATCGTCGGCCTCTGTGGGAATTGGGCGATGGTGACGCTTCACTGGCCGGACTGGCACCACATCTGCTCGTTCGTGGGGCCATGCGGCATCGAGAAACACGACCTTTTGCGCCAGCTGCGGCAGTACATTCCGGGGCATGACTACGTGATGGTCGGCAACTTCCTTGGCATTTCCGGTGCGAGCGACGACCGTGGCGCTGCGGAGCGCGCAGGCTGGCGCTTCATCCAAGAAAGCGAGTTCGCCAAAGGGGTACGCTGA
- a CDS encoding lipase family protein yields MKITVAPPLGVPRSLSKAAEGALSPAPESTDPLAFTRRIHFGNDSEIDEAGVALVDLSVLIYRPLDTIQRVFAKVGVMPTAIDAYFDRGPDFVWLESQARAKAFAKALSSAPPISSKPKATAASTLSPLDEKLAQLRAAVDTASASRPTGSTQESANLQQLRDELAKLLRTYMVVVPATDAEIGRDWRNRAPRVIAFRHGSDAYIAFRGSATPLDWKRDFMFWPADRRPLRHKGFDVTWTEVRAHVEAWLAQATRELGSRPTVHIGGHSLAGAVATLAAVDLATVGYPIARVVTIGSPRVGGRAFRELYRSTTAAPDVSGKPRFLDQVTTRFVHGTDAFSMLPPPPFAVHVVPPLALKAEDRLNVEDFAGQGLLDTAPLIALVSGASTLPAVGYTGGVAPTKPVGRVNLLRAATTQAATWTAMLFPAIWWTRLLPFLPAVVEQTRVSFGQHRSARYWAFLPPTILRSALATVLMSSKGLSPSLRRSSQPSVKP; encoded by the coding sequence ATGAAAATCACTGTCGCCCCGCCACTTGGCGTTCCGCGCTCGCTGTCTAAAGCGGCAGAAGGCGCGCTGTCGCCCGCGCCAGAGTCCACGGATCCTTTGGCGTTCACGCGGCGGATTCACTTCGGCAACGACTCCGAGATCGACGAGGCGGGAGTGGCGCTCGTCGACCTCAGTGTGCTGATCTACAGACCGCTCGACACGATCCAGCGAGTGTTTGCGAAGGTGGGCGTCATGCCGACGGCGATCGACGCATATTTCGATCGGGGCCCCGACTTCGTATGGCTGGAGAGTCAGGCGCGCGCGAAGGCCTTTGCCAAGGCGCTCAGTAGTGCGCCACCCATCTCCAGCAAACCGAAGGCGACCGCTGCGTCGACGCTTTCCCCGCTCGATGAAAAGCTGGCACAGCTGCGCGCGGCGGTAGACACGGCCAGCGCGAGCCGGCCCACCGGATCGACGCAGGAGTCGGCGAACCTCCAGCAACTTCGTGATGAGCTCGCCAAGCTGCTGCGCACGTACATGGTGGTCGTCCCCGCCACGGACGCGGAAATCGGCCGCGATTGGCGCAATCGCGCACCGCGCGTGATTGCATTCCGGCATGGATCGGACGCCTATATCGCATTCCGCGGCTCGGCAACGCCGTTGGATTGGAAGCGGGACTTCATGTTCTGGCCGGCCGATCGGCGTCCGCTGCGGCACAAGGGGTTCGACGTCACGTGGACCGAGGTTCGCGCGCATGTCGAGGCCTGGCTGGCGCAGGCTACGCGCGAGCTGGGATCCAGGCCGACGGTCCACATCGGCGGACATTCGCTCGCGGGCGCGGTCGCGACGCTGGCGGCCGTTGATCTTGCGACCGTTGGGTATCCGATCGCCCGCGTCGTCACGATCGGGTCACCACGGGTCGGTGGTCGGGCGTTTCGGGAACTCTATCGGTCGACCACCGCGGCGCCGGACGTGTCCGGCAAGCCGCGTTTCCTCGACCAGGTGACGACGCGATTCGTGCATGGCACCGACGCCTTTTCGATGTTGCCGCCGCCGCCGTTCGCGGTGCATGTCGTTCCCCCCCTGGCGCTCAAAGCCGAGGACCGGTTGAACGTCGAGGATTTCGCCGGACAAGGCCTTCTCGACACGGCGCCCCTAATTGCCCTCGTCAGCGGCGCGAGCACGCTGCCGGCGGTGGGGTACACGGGAGGTGTGGCGCCGACGAAACCCGTGGGCCGCGTTAACTTGCTCCGTGCAGCGACGACACAGGCCGCAACCTGGACCGCCATGCTCTTCCCGGCGATTTGGTGGACGCGCCTTCTCCCGTTTCTTCCTGCCGTTGTCGAGCAAACGCGTGTGAGCTTCGGACAGCACAGGTCGGCCCGCTATTGGGCTTTCCTGCCGCCGACGATCTTGCGCAGCGCTTTGGCGACGGTCTTGATGTCATCGAAAGGGTTGTCTCCCTCGCTCAGGCGCAGCAGCCAACCTTCCGTGAAGCCATAA
- a CDS encoding heterodisulfide reductase-related iron-sulfur binding cluster, with the protein MAYDYKRYFGEIAVIRDLTTMPEEVGWRTTAPAENDERHPIVLYLGCNVFRTSHMIQTITAIFDRLGLDYVAVGGPTYCCGIVHHQQGDTAAAGGMADHTIKLFERYQPDEVVMWCPSCIYFYDEVRQAQLPFKVSHAAEFLVSRLPELRFTGHVNASVALHYHNFIEPRRREGLAGRRLLEAVPGLRYVEIEPDPRFGRSCTPSVQQQVGLDAWNRMARDEIDRACAAGAGTLATIYHGCQRYICVFELDRPIAIEHYLSVFARGLGIEFEDKFKKYRLWQDPERVLAETTPCQRANNVVAARAREVVQDAFGPLPSARDAADAPPS; encoded by the coding sequence ATGGCCTACGACTACAAGCGCTACTTCGGCGAGATCGCGGTCATTCGCGACCTGACCACCATGCCGGAAGAGGTCGGCTGGCGCACCACCGCCCCGGCGGAGAACGACGAGCGGCACCCTATCGTGCTCTACCTCGGTTGCAATGTCTTCCGCACCTCCCACATGATTCAGACTATCACCGCGATCTTCGACCGTCTCGGGCTCGACTACGTGGCGGTCGGCGGCCCCACGTACTGCTGCGGCATCGTCCACCACCAGCAGGGCGACACGGCCGCCGCCGGCGGCATGGCGGATCACACGATCAAGCTCTTCGAGCGCTACCAGCCCGACGAGGTCGTGATGTGGTGCCCGTCCTGCATCTACTTCTACGACGAAGTCCGCCAGGCCCAGCTTCCCTTCAAGGTCAGTCATGCCGCGGAGTTCCTTGTCTCGCGGCTGCCGGAGCTCCGATTCACCGGGCACGTGAACGCCTCGGTCGCCCTCCACTACCACAACTTCATCGAGCCCCGACGGCGCGAGGGGCTGGCGGGGCGGCGGCTCCTCGAGGCGGTACCGGGGCTTCGCTACGTGGAGATCGAGCCCGACCCACGCTTCGGCCGGAGCTGCACGCCGTCCGTCCAGCAGCAGGTCGGCCTCGACGCCTGGAACCGGATGGCGCGTGATGAGATTGACCGCGCCTGCGCAGCGGGCGCCGGCACTCTCGCCACGATCTATCACGGCTGCCAGCGCTATATCTGCGTCTTCGAGCTTGATCGCCCGATCGCGATCGAGCACTACCTCTCGGTCTTCGCCCGCGGGCTCGGCATCGAGTTCGAGGACAAGTTCAAGAAGTACCGCCTCTGGCAGGATCCGGAGCGGGTTCTCGCCGAAACCACGCCCTGCCAGCGCGCGAACAATGTGGTCGCCGCGCGGGCCCGCGAAGTGGTGCAGGACGCATTCGGCCCGCTCCCGTCCGCTCGCGACGCGGCGGACGCCCCGCCGTCGTAG